Proteins co-encoded in one Apteryx mantelli isolate bAptMan1 chromosome 4, bAptMan1.hap1, whole genome shotgun sequence genomic window:
- the LOC136991956 gene encoding olfactory receptor 4S2-like, giving the protein MENVSSVKEFILLGLSKNQGVQKICFVVFLFFYIVTVAGNLLIVVTVVSSQSLNSPMYFFLCHLSIADICFSSATAPKMIADFLIEKKTISFGGCMAQLFGLHFFGGTEAFILTMMAYDRYFAICRPLHYTTLMTRRVCGWMVMGSWVGGFVHSLVQTLITVSLPFCGPNKIDHYCCDIHPLLQLACADTYVAGIIVVANGGMIALVSFIILVTSYIVILLSLKRQTSQGKNKALSTCGSHIAVVILFFGPCTFTYIRPSSNLSEDKSVAVFYNVITPMLNPLIYTLRNEEVKSAMRK; this is encoded by the coding sequence atggagaacgtaagcagtgtgaaggaattcattcttctgggcctttcaaagaaccaaggggtgcagaaaatatgttttgtggtgtttttgttcttctatattgttactgtggcaggaaatctgctcatcgttgtcactgtagttagcagtcaaagtctgaactcccccatgtatttctttctctgccacctgtccattgcagatatttgcttctcttctgccacagctcccaaaatgattgctgacttccttattgagaagaaaaccatttcctttgggggttgcatggcacagctgtttgggttacatttcttcgGCGGCACTGAGgccttcatcctcacaatgatggcctatgatcgctactttgccatatgcagacccctgcactacaccaccctcatgaccaggcgtgtgtgtggctggatggtgatgggttcatgggtggggggctttgtgcactccctggtgcagaccctcataactgttagcctccctttttgcggtcccaacaaaattgaccactactgttgtgatatccaccccctactacaactggcctgtgccgacacctatgttgcgggcatcattgtcgttgccaatggtggaatgattgctttggtctctttcatcatcctggtcacgtcctacattgtcattttgttatccttgaaaaggcaaacgtcccaagggaagaacaaagccctctccacctgtgggtcccacattgctgtggtgattctcttctttgggccatgcacattcacctacatacgcccatccagcaatctctcggaggacaagagcgtagctgtgttttacaatgtcatcacacccatgctgaacccactcatctacacactgagaaatgaggaggtaaaaagtgccatgagaaaa